A single genomic interval of Mycobacteriales bacterium harbors:
- a CDS encoding AsnC family transcriptional regulator yields MTHPRTPELDDLDRAILRLLAEDGRRSYADLARETGLSTSAAHQRVRRLEQRGVVTGYAASLDPVATGRPLTAFVSITPIDPAAPDDAPDRLRHLDSIQACHSVAGDESYILEVRVAGPGDLELLLQEIRAAAGVRTRTTVVLSTPWEGRTPPPV; encoded by the coding sequence GTGACGCACCCCCGGACCCCCGAGCTCGACGACCTCGACCGAGCGATCCTGCGGCTGCTCGCCGAGGACGGCCGGCGCAGCTACGCCGACCTCGCCCGCGAGACCGGGCTGTCGACCAGCGCCGCCCACCAGCGGGTACGCCGGCTCGAGCAGCGCGGCGTCGTCACCGGCTACGCCGCGTCGCTCGACCCCGTCGCGACCGGCCGCCCACTGACCGCCTTCGTCAGCATCACCCCGATCGACCCGGCCGCGCCCGACGACGCCCCGGACCGGCTGCGCCACCTCGACAGCATCCAGGCGTGCCACAGCGTCGCGGGGGACGAGAGCTACATCCTCGAGGTCAGGGTCGCGGGGCCTGGTGACCTCGAGCTGCTGCTGCAGGAGATCCGGGCCGCGGCGGGGGTCCGCACGCGCACGACCGTCGTGCTGTCCACCCCGTGGGAGGGCCGGACGCCCCCGCCGGTGTGA
- a CDS encoding acyl-CoA dehydrogenase family protein, producing MPPVTRTLPTPEAEALLGLTRDLCEGEVAPLVADHEASGTFPRELFRTLGKAGLLGLAYPEEQGGGGQPYEVYLQVLEELGRVWAAVAVGVSVHTLACFPVAQWGSAEQQERFLPDMLGGELLGAYCLSEAHSGSDAAALSTRAVRDGDDYLVDGAKAWVTHGGSADFYNLMVRTGGDGPGGISCLLADASTPGLVPQRPEKKMGMRASHTTTIQLDAARVPADRLIAGEGDGFKIAMSALDSGRLGIAACAVGLAQAALDLAVSYAGERKQFGKAISDFQGVSFLLADMATQTEAARQLYLSAARLKDAGRPYGPQASMAKLFATDTAMRVTTDAIQVLGGYGYVEDFAAERYFREAKILQIFEGTNQVQRIVIGRSLTRP from the coding sequence ATGCCGCCCGTGACCCGCACGCTGCCGACGCCTGAGGCCGAGGCGCTGCTCGGGCTGACCCGCGACCTGTGCGAGGGCGAGGTCGCGCCGCTGGTCGCCGACCACGAGGCGAGCGGCACCTTCCCGCGCGAGCTGTTCCGCACGCTCGGCAAGGCCGGTCTGCTGGGCCTGGCCTACCCGGAGGAGCAGGGCGGCGGCGGGCAGCCCTACGAGGTCTACCTGCAGGTGCTCGAGGAGCTCGGTCGGGTCTGGGCCGCCGTGGCGGTGGGCGTCAGCGTGCACACCCTCGCCTGCTTCCCGGTCGCGCAGTGGGGGAGCGCCGAGCAGCAGGAGCGCTTCCTGCCCGACATGCTCGGTGGCGAGCTGCTCGGTGCCTACTGCCTGTCGGAGGCCCACAGCGGGTCGGACGCGGCGGCGCTGTCGACGAGGGCGGTGCGTGACGGCGACGACTACCTCGTCGACGGCGCGAAGGCCTGGGTGACCCACGGCGGGTCGGCGGACTTCTACAACCTCATGGTCCGCACCGGCGGGGACGGCCCGGGTGGGATCTCGTGCCTGCTCGCCGACGCCTCGACGCCCGGGCTGGTGCCGCAGCGGCCCGAGAAGAAGATGGGCATGCGGGCGTCCCACACCACGACGATCCAGCTCGATGCGGCACGCGTCCCGGCCGACCGGCTCATCGCGGGGGAGGGCGACGGCTTCAAGATCGCCATGAGCGCTCTCGACAGCGGGCGCCTCGGGATCGCGGCCTGCGCGGTCGGGCTCGCCCAGGCGGCGCTGGACCTCGCCGTCTCCTACGCCGGGGAGCGCAAGCAGTTCGGCAAGGCCATCTCGGACTTCCAGGGCGTGTCGTTCCTGCTCGCCGACATGGCGACGCAGACCGAGGCGGCCCGCCAGCTCTACCTGTCGGCCGCGCGCCTCAAGGACGCCGGCCGGCCCTACGGCCCGCAGGCCTCGATGGCCAAGCTGTTCGCCACCGACACCGCGATGCGGGTGACGACCGATGCGATCCAGGTCCTCGGCGGTTACGGCTACGTCGAGGACTTCGCCGCGGAGCGCTATTTCCGCGAGGCGAAGATCTTGCAGATCTTCGAGGGCACCAACCAGGTCCAGCGCATCGTCATCGGCCGGTCGCTGACGCGCCCGTGA
- a CDS encoding alpha/beta hydrolase-fold protein yields the protein MQEAGPPRRTCSHEACRARARRRCPARLPRVPATGSTQAAPAASPPASPASRGLPDGVPPAVLRPERPLPSADGWPGSEAFARTSGTGRLDRGSLLWTDFLYDDRGTTAPAAGGPAGSLSEVGTPSFGGYTYTSPSAKGNAADVFRAGVHLDRSASYWRVDWTTFADPSLPLAVWTMDTDDSTATGASDWPAAAGVSSPGVERSLVLSAKGAQLLDGAGTVLARPTVTVDTAARSFVVRISRTVLPVAGTWSVRLAAGVADPSGTSMARPGGALPGQPSVYQASFRTLAQEPPLYQFWNDGAQVAALATGDVSDFAVDVVWADLAARRSTPEASPKGWSPRWYVSSVEPGQGQLTGADTLRDGQPNYLDRVQPYAVYVPAAYDGKRPTSLTFLLHSFTQNHNQYASTTPTFSRLACEERDSICVTTLGRGPDGEYEGLAELDVWEVWGRVAAGFRLDSERTVVAGYSMGGFGTTKLATQHPDLFAKAVTLAGSLGDYPQLENLRELPYYLAGGAADELVPFTDQLATAELLDGFGYRYRWLTHATDHVAYELQDGFADAASWMGSSVRARRPGRITFTWDKRQEQPALGIGVTGAYWLRSLSARTGAARVEASSGGLFLADPTPLTAPGIVAPGDTAGPAVVRELTWGPGPSRVRSRDLVLSLTGVRSVTVDLAGAGLDRGGAVRLTTTADAPTTVVLVGPRSTRTVTVPTGTSTRTLRPARRDLPAVTCPP from the coding sequence TTGCAGGAGGCAGGCCCGCCACGTAGAACCTGTTCTCATGAGGCCTGCCGTGCTCGTGCTCGCCGCCGGTGCCCTGCTCGGCTCCCTCGCGTTCCCGCCACCGGCTCGACGCAGGCAGCCCCAGCAGCCTCGCCGCCCGCGTCCCCTGCGTCGCGCGGCCTGCCCGACGGTGTCCCGCCGGCCGTCCTGCGGCCCGAGCGTCCGCTGCCGAGCGCCGATGGCTGGCCCGGCTCCGAGGCCTTCGCCCGCACCTCGGGCACCGGTCGGCTCGACCGCGGCAGCCTGCTCTGGACCGACTTCCTCTACGACGACAGGGGTACGACGGCCCCTGCCGCCGGTGGCCCGGCCGGCAGCCTGTCGGAGGTCGGCACCCCGTCGTTCGGCGGCTACACCTACACCTCGCCGTCCGCGAAGGGCAACGCCGCCGACGTCTTCCGGGCAGGCGTGCACCTCGACCGGTCCGCGAGCTACTGGCGGGTCGACTGGACCACCTTCGCCGACCCGAGCCTGCCGCTCGCGGTCTGGACGATGGACACCGACGACAGCACCGCGACCGGCGCGTCGGACTGGCCCGCCGCCGCCGGCGTCAGCTCGCCCGGCGTCGAGCGGTCGCTGGTCCTGTCCGCGAAGGGCGCCCAGCTCCTCGACGGCGCAGGGACCGTCCTGGCCCGCCCGACCGTCACGGTCGACACGGCCGCGCGCTCCTTCGTCGTACGCATTTCCCGCACCGTCCTGCCGGTCGCCGGCACCTGGTCGGTGCGCCTGGCCGCCGGCGTGGCCGACCCCTCCGGCACGTCGATGGCCCGCCCCGGCGGCGCACTGCCGGGCCAGCCGTCGGTCTACCAGGCGAGCTTCCGGACGCTGGCGCAGGAGCCCCCGCTCTACCAGTTCTGGAACGACGGCGCGCAGGTCGCCGCCCTCGCCACCGGCGACGTCTCGGACTTCGCGGTCGACGTCGTCTGGGCCGACCTCGCCGCCCGTCGCAGCACGCCCGAGGCGAGCCCCAAGGGCTGGAGCCCGCGGTGGTACGTCTCCTCCGTCGAGCCGGGTCAGGGCCAGCTCACCGGCGCCGACACGCTTCGCGACGGGCAGCCCAACTACCTCGACCGGGTGCAGCCCTACGCGGTCTACGTCCCTGCGGCGTACGACGGCAAGCGCCCGACGTCCCTGACGTTCCTGCTGCACTCCTTCACCCAGAACCACAACCAGTACGCGAGCACGACCCCCACCTTCAGCCGGTTGGCCTGCGAGGAGCGCGACTCGATCTGCGTGACGACGCTCGGTCGCGGTCCGGACGGGGAGTACGAGGGTCTCGCGGAGCTCGACGTGTGGGAGGTGTGGGGACGGGTCGCCGCCGGCTTCCGTCTGGACTCCGAGCGCACCGTCGTCGCGGGCTACTCGATGGGCGGCTTCGGGACGACCAAGCTCGCCACCCAGCACCCGGACCTGTTCGCCAAGGCGGTGACGCTTGCCGGGTCGCTGGGCGACTACCCGCAGTTGGAGAACCTGCGCGAGCTCCCCTACTACCTCGCCGGCGGGGCCGCCGACGAGCTGGTGCCCTTCACCGACCAGCTCGCGACGGCGGAGCTGCTCGACGGCTTCGGCTACCGCTACCGCTGGCTGACCCACGCCACCGACCACGTCGCCTACGAGCTGCAGGACGGATTCGCCGACGCGGCGTCGTGGATGGGGTCCTCGGTCCGGGCCCGCCGACCCGGGCGGATCACCTTCACCTGGGACAAGCGTCAGGAGCAGCCGGCGCTCGGGATCGGGGTGACCGGGGCCTACTGGCTGCGGTCCCTCTCGGCGCGGACCGGTGCCGCTCGGGTCGAGGCCTCCAGCGGTGGGCTGTTCCTGGCCGACCCGACGCCGCTGACCGCGCCGGGGATCGTCGCCCCCGGCGACACCGCCGGTCCGGCCGTGGTGCGCGAGCTGACCTGGGGACCGGGCCCGTCACGGGTTCGCAGCCGCGACCTGGTGCTGTCGCTGACCGGGGTGCGGTCGGTCACCGTCGACCTCGCGGGCGCCGGCCTCGACCGTGGCGGCGCCGTCCGGCTCACGACGACGGCAGATGCCCCGACGACGGTCGTCCTCGTCGGCCCGCGCTCCACCCGCACCGTGACCGTCCCCACCGGCACCTCCACGCGCACCCTGCGACCTGCCCGGCGTGACCTGCCCGCCGTGACCTGCCCGCCGTGA
- a CDS encoding helix-turn-helix transcriptional regulator, with translation MDVAEVVWQARVAAGLSQRALAAAAGMSRGTVGDIESGRRQAAWASVSRLLEACGLELAVAPPAPALDASTRRYLQMSTSDRLWSSLNGMDRDLNRRRLSDLDVWVQLDRLTSRNTVSLAPRACVGVWLRHPAPVPLPVVVHRDRLPAGEWSALTVTLDPAPPARHLIPVGLHPQRRGVRVLTPVALALRPEVAEHAAQLRAVARHLHREEGFDRARRHRPAHRVSDPIREGWDVLQRHAYGTSNVEPSSTARREWRASSSVSFSQWLTRNGYQDPRYDWRRQADADEQEEAG, from the coding sequence GTGGACGTCGCGGAGGTGGTGTGGCAGGCGCGGGTGGCAGCGGGCCTCAGTCAGCGCGCGCTGGCTGCCGCGGCCGGGATGTCGCGCGGCACCGTCGGCGACATCGAGTCCGGCCGTCGACAGGCGGCGTGGGCGTCGGTGTCCCGGTTGCTCGAGGCCTGCGGGCTGGAGTTGGCCGTGGCACCACCGGCGCCGGCGCTCGACGCCTCGACGCGGCGTTACCTGCAGATGAGCACGAGCGACCGGCTCTGGTCCTCCCTCAATGGCATGGACCGCGACCTCAACCGTCGTCGCCTGTCGGACCTGGACGTGTGGGTCCAGCTCGACCGGCTCACCTCCCGCAACACCGTCAGCCTGGCGCCCCGGGCGTGCGTGGGCGTCTGGTTGCGGCACCCTGCCCCGGTCCCGCTGCCCGTCGTCGTCCACCGTGACAGGCTCCCCGCCGGAGAATGGTCCGCCCTGACGGTCACCCTCGACCCGGCGCCGCCGGCGAGGCACCTCATCCCCGTCGGGCTCCACCCCCAGCGACGCGGGGTCCGTGTCCTTACTCCGGTCGCGCTCGCACTGCGGCCCGAGGTGGCCGAGCACGCCGCGCAGCTGCGCGCCGTGGCCCGCCACCTCCACCGTGAAGAGGGCTTCGACCGGGCCCGGCGGCATCGCCCGGCCCACCGCGTCAGCGACCCCATCAGGGAGGGCTGGGACGTCCTGCAGCGGCACGCCTACGGGACGTCGAACGTCGAGCCTTCGTCCACGGCGCGCAGGGAGTGGCGCGCGTCGTCGTCGGTGAGCTTCTCGCAGTGGCTCACGCGCAACGGGTACCAAGACCCGCGCTACGACTGGCGGCGACAGGCCGACGCTGACGAGCAGGAGGAGGCGGGGTGA